A window of Salmo trutta chromosome 33, fSalTru1.1, whole genome shotgun sequence genomic DNA:
ActctgaaagagagagaacatgtgGGATTGAGAGAGGCTATAGATAACACATTGACACTAGTCATCATGACTTTCTATCTGCAAGATTTCAAAAATGTCTGCAGTCTCTCAAAGGTATCTATTGCAGCTTTACTGGGCAAATCTAGACAAAATATTCACAATGTTAGcattctctttctccctcgcttTTTCACTGTTTCTCCTAGTTACAGTGGTGAAGTCTTCCCCCCTGGTTCGTGGAGGTGGAGtggtgatgatctctctctctctctctctctctctctctctctctctctctctctctctctctctctctctctctcactctctctcatgctTTGAGTCATACTCTTATGCAATGTTGTTATAAGCTCATTTTACACAGTGGTAATGGCTCTCTAAACCACCAGGTCAGATGCTGCCTGTCTCTTGGCTCTACTTGCCATTGACATTCTCCTTCCAGGGGGTGGCATCATTGGCATGTCCACCATGTCGCCCAGCTCGGAATCTGAGCTCCGTGGAGAGTTGCTACTGTAATCACTGATGGTGGACATGCTCTCAGAGGGCATACGAGATTTGAAGCTTTGCTTTCTTCCTGGGTTGGGGAAGAGGAAGTCGCTGCCCATggagtccctcctctcctcctccaggccTGTGTCCCTCAGAGCCAAGCTGGGTCTGTGTGTTGTCATGATGCTGGGTCTGTGCGTTGCCATAGACACTACTTCCATGTGGCTGGGCTGGTAGTGGTCTTGGGGGTGTAAGTTGGGGTCCTCATGGATCGACTGGCCCTGCAGGTTCCTGGGCCCACTATCCCCATTCAAGACAGCTCCTCTATAGGCTCGAGGGAGCTGGTCCACCATGGCGGTGGTTTGTTTCTCTGGGGCTCCCTGGAGGTGCAGGGTCTGGATCATCCCCTGGCTGGGCTCACAttgctgatgctgctgctgctgctggtattGCTGATGGGGCTGGAGGCCAGTGCAGTTGTCAAGATAATGGCCTGAAGCCATGCTGTTGTGCCTGGGCACCTCATGGTTAGGTATGTAGTGGGGAGGTGGGTCCATTGAGTCCAGGTCCTTCTCAGGAATGACTTTGAAGATGGTCTGAGTCAGCGGCGCGTTGTGAGGAGACAGGTTCCTCATCACACACAGATGCTGTATCGTCGCATTCTTCTTCAGCTTGTAAATCAAATTGTCATTGTCTGCTGGGTACTTGTCTCCCTTCAGAGTCTGTTTGATTTTCCTGATGCCCAGGTGGGAAATCTCCATTAGGTTCAGGAAGAGAGACACCCCGGCGATGACGATCATGAACACCATGAACACTGTTTTCTCCGTGGGCCTTGACACATAACAGTCCACACTGTTGGGGCAAGGCATCCTCTCACATTTATACAAAGGCTCCAGTCCGATGCCATACAGGATATACTGGCCCATGATGAAGCCCACCTCCACCACGGAGCGCGTTAGGATATGGATGACGTACGTCCGCAGCAGGGACCCTCTCAGTGGAGCCTTCTTCACCTTCCTCTGCTCCTCCAGCCTCTTCAACTCCTTCTCAATGCGCTTGTGCTCCTCCACCAGCGCCTCCATCTCCCCCAGCTCTGCCTTCAGCTGGACCCTCCTCCGGTGCCTCTCCTTCTCCAGGGCGCGCAGGCGGTAGAGCGCGTGGCCCATGTAGACGAGGGAGGGTGAGGACACAAAGATGACCTGCAGGACCCAGAAGCGGATGAGGGAGATGGGGAAGGCCTGGTCGTAACAGACGGTCTTGCAACCCGGCTGGTCCGTGTTGCAGATGAACTCGCTCTGCTCATCGTTCCACACGTCCTCGGCCGCCACGCCCAGCACCAGCATGCGGAAGATGAGGAGGATGGTGAGCCAGATCTTTCCTACGATGGTGGAGTGGACATGTACTTCCTCCAAGATGCTGCCCAGCAGGTTCCAGTCCCCCATGGTCTCACAGCTCACTGGTCTCTACTGCAACATGTCctcacactggagagagagagaccagagggaTTTATTTTGCATATATTTTCTTTTAACAGTTAGTTTATAACTACAATTGAAAACATACAATGTTTATAATCATCATGCAATGAATGGAGGGCAGTGGAAGGATAGGGCAGTGGAAGGATAGTGCAGTGGACGGTCAGGGCAGTGGAAGGTCAGGACAGTGGAAGGTGATGGCAGTGAAAGGTGAGGGCAGTGGAAGGTGGGGGTTAGTGGAAGGTGAAGACAGTGGAATGTCAGGGTAGTGGAAAGTCAGGGCATTGGAAGATCAGGGCAGTGGAAGGTCATGGCAGTGGAAGATAGGGGGCAGTGGAAGTTGAGGACAGTGGAAGGTCAGGGCAGTGGAAGGTGGGCAGTGGAAAGTCAGCCGTTGAAGTTCGGGCAATGAAAGGTCAGGGCAGTGGAAGTTTGGGGCAGTGGAAGGTGGGGCAGTGGAAAGTGGGGGGCAGTGGAAGCTGGGCAGTGGAAAGTCAGCCATGGAAGGTCAGGGCAGTGCAAGTTCGGGGCAGTGGAATGTCAGGGCAATGGAAGGTGGGGCAGTGGAAGGTGAAGGCCGTGGAAGGTTAGGGAAGTGGAAAATCAGGGCAGTGGAAGGTAAGGGCAGTGGACGGTCAGGGAAGTGGAAGGTGGGGGCAGTGGAAGATCAGGACAGTGGAAGGTAGGGGCAGTGGAAGGTGGGGGCAGTGCAAGGTCAGGGCAGTGGAAGGTGGGGGCAGTGTAAGGATAGGGCAGTGGAAGGTGGGGGTTGGTGGAAGGTGAGGACAGTGGAATGTCAGGGTAGTGGAAGGTAAGGGCAGTGGAAGGTCAGGGAAGTGGAAGGTGGGGGCAGTGCAAGGTCAGGGCAGTGGAAGGTGGGGGCAGTGTAAGGATAGGGCAGTGGAAGGTGGGGGTTGGTGGAAGGTGAGGACAGTGGAATGTCAGGGTAGTGGAAGGTAAGGGCAGTGGAAGGTCAGGGAAGTGGAAGGTGGGGGCAGTGGAAGATCAGGACAGTGGAAGGTAGGGGCAGTGCAAGGTCAGGGCAGTGGAAGGTGAGGACAGTGGACGGTCATGGCAGTGGAAGGTCATGGCAGTGGAAGGTCATGGCAGTGGAAAGTAGGGGGCAGTGGAAGGTCAGGGCAGTGGAAAGTGGGGGGCAGTGGAAAGTGGGGGGCAGTGGAAAGTGGGGGGCAGTGGAAAGTGGGGGGCAGTGGAAAGTGGGGGGCAGTGGAAGGTAAGGACAGTGGAAGGTGGGGCAGTGGAAGGTCAGGGCAGTGGAAAGTAGGGGGCAGTGGAAGGTCAGGGCAGTGGAAGGTCAGGGCAGTGGAAAGTAGGGGGCAGTGGAAGGTCAGGGCAGTGGAAAGTCAGCCGTTGAAGTTCGGGCAATGGAAATTCGGGGCAGTGGAATGTCAGGACAGTGGAAGGTGAGGCAGTGGAAGGTAAGGACAATGGAAGGTGGGGCAGTGGAAAATCAGGGCAGTGGATGGTCATGGCAGTGAAAGATCAGGCCAGTGGAAGGTGGGGGCAGTGGAAGGTCAAGGCAGTGGAAGATGGGGGCAGTGGAAGGTCAGGGcagtggaaatatatatatacagtggcaagaataagtatgtgaaccctttggaattacctgcatttctgcataaattggtcataacatttttATCTGATCTTCTTCTAAGTCACATCCATagacatagtgtgcttaaactaataacacagaaattattgcatttttattgtctatattgaatacataatttaaacattcacagtgtaggttggaaaaagtatgtgaaccccgaggctaatgacttctccaaaagctaataggagtcaggagtcagctaacctggattccaatcaatgagacgaaattggagatgttggttagagctgccttgccctataaaaaacattcacaaaatttgagtttgctattcacaagaagcattgcctgatgtgaaccatgccttgaacaaaataaatctcagaagacctacgattaagaattgttgacttgcataaagctgagGGTTacaaaagggttacaaaagtatctctaaaagccttgatgttcatcagtccacagtaagacagattgtctataaatggagaaagttcagcactgttgctactctccctaggagtagccgtcctgcaaagatgactaagagcacagcgcagaatgctcaatgaggttaagaagaatcctagagtgtcagctaaagacttacagaaatctctggaacatgcaaACATCTCTGACGAGTCTACGAtgcgtaaaacactaaacaagaatggtgttcatgggaggacaccacggaagaagccactgctgtccaaaaaaagcattgctgcatgtctgaagtttgcaaaagtgcacctggatactacagttgagttgtttggaaggaacacacaacactatgtgtggagaaaaaaaggcacagcacaccaacatcaaaacctcatcccaactgtaaagtatggtggagggagcatcatggtttggggctgctttgctgcctcagggcctggacagcttgctatcgtcaacggaaaaatgaattaccaaatttatcaagacattttgcaggagaatgttaggctatatgtccgccaattgaagctcaacagaaatTGGGTGAtgcatcaggacaatgacccaaaacacagaagtaaatcaacaacagaatggcttcaactgAAGAAAATAAGCCTTCTGGAGTggtccagtcagagtcctgacctcaacctgattgagatgctgtggcatgacctcaagagagcagttcaaaccagacatcccaagaatattgctgaactgaaacagttttgtaaagaggaatggtccaaaattcctcctgaccattgtgcaggtctgatacgcaactacagaaaacgtttgattgaggttattgctgccaaaggagggtcaaccagttattacatccaagggttcacatacttatcccaccctgcactgtgaatgtttatacagcgtgttcaataaagacatgaaaacgtaaaattgtttgtgtgttattagtttaagcagactgtgtttgtctattgttgtgacctagatgaagatcagatcaaattcgatgacaaatttatgcagaaatacaggtatttccaaagggtttacgtactttttcttgccaatgtgtatatatatattttttacaatttcaAAGCaaagaaaaacatgcacttaCATATTAATGGTATGGGTACTTTCTTTGCCTCTCGATGCGAATCATGTTTCCCAATTGGTATGGTTACCCTATGGAGTTTGAGTCCTTTGCACCGGTCCCAAAagcacatctctctctgtcagtcagtccgGCACACAGAGTGACTGTTCTGTGTTCTCCTGTGCTGCAGTTGCACACAGGGTTCACAGGATGTGAGGATTGATCCGCCACCGATGGGAGGGACAATGCCCCATGGCACATCTTGCCAGGCAATTGTAAAGCGTTGCCTGCGCCGCCATCCCCCTCCCCCCGCCAGCTCCCA
This region includes:
- the LOC115172102 gene encoding gap junction alpha-10 protein-like; amino-acid sequence: MGDWNLLGSILEEVHVHSTIVGKIWLTILLIFRMLVLGVAAEDVWNDEQSEFICNTDQPGCKTVCYDQAFPISLIRFWVLQVIFVSSPSLVYMGHALYRLRALEKERHRRRVQLKAELGEMEALVEEHKRIEKELKRLEEQRKVKKAPLRGSLLRTYVIHILTRSVVEVGFIMGQYILYGIGLEPLYKCERMPCPNSVDCYVSRPTEKTVFMVFMIVIAGVSLFLNLMEISHLGIRKIKQTLKGDKYPADNDNLIYKLKKNATIQHLCVMRNLSPHNAPLTQTIFKVIPEKDLDSMDPPPHYIPNHEVPRHNSMASGHYLDNCTGLQPHQQYQQQQQHQQCEPSQGMIQTLHLQGAPEKQTTAMVDQLPRAYRGAVLNGDSGPRNLQGQSIHEDPNLHPQDHYQPSHMEVVSMATHRPSIMTTHRPSLALRDTGLEEERRDSMGSDFLFPNPGRKQSFKSRMPSESMSTISDYSSNSPRSSDSELGDMVDMPMMPPPGRRMSMASRAKRQAASDLVV